The DNA region ACAACGTTGATGgtccaaattaaataataatgcctCATCTAAATGACGCCTGTCTATCTTGATAAATCTTCTGCCCTGAAATTAGAAAAAGGAATCATCtccataaatatacaattataaatttttagtgtGGTAGTACAATAAAGATctatactataaataattcagattcagaatttataatcattttaatataattcacagtggaaaatgttaaaaattaacataagcCCTAACACATAACAAAAGAAACACTATATATAAAAacgatttttgaaaaatgtgagGATAGGgtagaagaaaaaattattacctgtcaaaaaagaaaataaaaacccAATctcatagataaataaattatttgttacaaaCCCTGTAATGGTATAACGTTCCTCCAACCAGTTCTTTGTTTTCTttgattaaaaacttatttatgtcATAGTGATggtaaaatcttttaattcttAAGTATTGAAAACTTGTACCCATCGCATTGTTAGCCTCATAACTCATTATTTGATACTCGTCGGTTCCCGGGGAAACCTCCACTTGTGAGCACGGACCTCGGTCTGTCATGGTCCAAGTTCGGCGACGGTTTTCCATTAATAAgtgatacatttttttctcaaCTAACAAAACGGCAgtgtctaatatatttttttctaattcaaACTTCAATTAGACCTGGGGATTCACCATTTAAAGTGGCCCTAATTAAGTTGCCCACCCTGATGCATGGCCAAGTCTTATTGTTGtcaatgataattaaataaatatattatataatataaagataCTACGAAACTTGTCATTCCGATCAGTAATGTTCACGAAGCGATAAGGGCCTCCGACCACaacaaaaatgtacaataaataaattttaactgtttttattttttaaattaattgtttctttatttaatattaataatatatattaatatacttaattagtattaataatcaTACTTTAAACAATATGCATGGcctattacaaattttaattaacattttttaaaataaaaatatttcttaattcaaatattgacaACAATCGGTCGTCATCAGGGTGGACAACTTAATTATGCCCACTTTAAATGATGAATTCCCCatctaattagaaaaatattgaaagactgccgtttgttttttgtttaaacaatatgtatcgtttattaatagaaagCAGTTGTCGAACATGGACTATGACAGATCGAGGCACCTGTTCACAAACAGAGGTTTCCCCGGGAACACTTGAGTATCAAATAATGAGTTATGAAGCGAACAATGCTATGAGTACCAATTTTCAATGCTTAAGAATTAAAAGATATTATCACCACTATgatttaaatcagtttttagTCAAAGAACACAAAGAACTGGTGGGAGGAACATTATACCATTACAGGGtttgtaacaaataatttatttataattaggcTTATAATTGGGGTTATATTCTCTTTTctgacaaataatattttcttttactaCACCCCCACATTTTCCAAAATTCACCTTTGTGGTACTCAAAATTTTTTTGGCgatgtaaaataattgattttaattataaaacaataattggagcatataaaattatttaatattaattattgttttcctcTGTCAATGTGCCtactttagaataaaaaaaaatctgtatattgtatatttattattgataataattatattttcagggTCGACGATTTATCAAAATAGACAGACGTTATCTGGATGAGgcactattatttaatttggacTATAAACGTTGTGGTTTGGAACAATTACTATTTCAAAAGTTTGTTACACCGATTAGACgtgatcaaatattaattgctgTTCAAACACTTTTGAGAACAAGAActcaaaattatgttatacctAATCATCcagatgaatattttatagaatacgtaattatttatgtttaaggCCTTCGTTTATGTATATAGTTATATTCTCTTAATGAATGTgtattttagatttagatttttaaatctgtgataaattttagatacacAAACGTGTAAGTGCACATACACAATGTGCACAATATTTTCGTatgtattttctaaaataaaacgtgtaaattaaaatatattttttaaaattttgcttgATTAATTGCGATAAGCCGTAAGGATTTTTTGTAATGAACTTTAAAAAGTTAAgcatttttactaatatatttaattgacttttattaattaaacatggtAAGTAGTCACAGGATCTAACTAGAAACTTTCTAACAGAAAATTTACTTTCCTATTTTTTCCAGAGAAGgtggtacaaaataaataaatgcgtGTGGGCGAAGCTCGTACCTAAAACCTGGACTACCGAAGGTGTGGATTGGACCAGCTACattaaaacaatcaaaaattCATGACAGTGAATCATTCTTTGTTAACGTTGGAaaaccaaattaatatttagtccGAATTCAGGAAtagaaatagatttttttactatttatgttaatattattattattatttgttgattttcagatataattttcaatatcatGATTACGGTTCaaacgtttttaaaaacaatggaCCGAAATTATTGGATCCCTAATCATTCaggtgaatattttataaaataaattagaaagtattttttaattttccttagTTTTTTTGTATCATGGGCACATTGCGTTAGTAGTATTTGTTAAAGAATGGTGAATAGAGGTAGGTCGTACATTGACTTTATTAGTATTTCTTTTCAgttgaaattgattattttcagtatttttgttgtacaacatttataacatgtttaacttttacaataattttaatacttcatatatatatatatatatatatatatatatatatatatatatatatatattaattgtaaattgttaaCCACAAACTCTGTAATGAGATAATGTTGTTCCAGTCAGTTTTTTGGGttctaaaaacttattttaaattttaataacaatagaaGTTGGCCATGCCTCAGGATGggcaacttaattaaattcagtGAAAACGATGACTTCCCCATCTAATTGaagtttgaatttgaaaataattgatagaCATTGccggtttttttattaaaaaaaaatgtatcattTATTAGTTGAAAGCAGTAGCCGAACATGGACTATGACAGACCGAGGTCCTTGCTCACAAACGGAAGTTTCCCCGGGAACTCACGAGTATGAAATAATGAGTAATGAGGCAAACAATGCTATGGGTaccaattttgaattattaagaattaaaagattttaccATCACTATGacttaaatcagttttttgtCAAAGAACATAAAGAACTGGTTGGAGGAACGTTATACCATTACAGGGTTTGTAacaaataagttatttaaactGAGGCAAATCTACGTTCAATAACAacagataatattattttcttctacACTATAcccacatttttcaaaattcgtCTTTATATGTACCTAGTATTCAGAATTTCTTTTGATGGTGTAAAACAGTTAAACTGATgtcaatgataaataaatacttttaaattattggagcttactatttttaacattaattactgttttcactgtgaattatatttatccaACTGTacctaatttataatatactttttttagtatactatatttaattcaccaaaaattataatcacatattttttttataattccagGGCAGAAGATTTATCAAGATAGACAGACGTTATTTGGATGaggcattattatttaatttggatcATCAACGTTGTGGTCTTGAACAACTACTATTTCAAAGATTTGTTACTCCAATTAGACGcgatcaaatattaattgctgTCCAAACACTTTTAAGAACGAGAAcgcaaaattatgttattccTAATCATTcagatgaatattttatagaatatgtaattatatatgtttaatagttttacttGATATCTAAAGTATTAtctaatcatattttatattatttatccgtgataaattttatatctgaaAATTTGTACATATAGATGTGTGCATGTACagtgtgtttatatttttgtatatactttctataataaaaaatatgaattaaaatattttttaaatattaattaaaatatgaataacttTCTCGAGAATAATTCAGAATATATCTTACACGACTTCAGAAATACAAAAGTCATGTTTAATTtccaaaatcataaatattgtatttactaTATATCTTCAAAAGCAaccaaatattcataaatactaattcaataaatgaatataaaatatttaatttaattttctaggaATGGTTTAatgtgttaatataaaaaatatttcatcttcTCAAGAggtttgtttaagttttttctaaacaatatttatttacttttatgttcgacctatttaaaatacatgttacataaaagaaaattaacccTGCTCTCCATCCTAATATTAgctttaaattcatattaattactcATAAATTTGTGAACGATCTCAGTCATGATCCAGTGCGACGTCTATTTTTTGccagtaataaaaaaactcaaaaCAAAAGATTTGAATTCAATTGTATAgcataaactgttaatttgttgcatttgaAGTCTTCCAAACAATTGAAACATTAgcttattgaataaatcataatttcacACTTATGTTATGCACgggattaatatatttttttgtaaaaataacccaacaaaaaaaataattattaatatggtTAGGTTagttaaattcaaatacttgtcattatataaacaacataACTAACACcgatattattatgaaaatgtttaatttattttattataataaaataccacttttatttttataaatttattaaagcaggaaattttaaattgtaaaataaatgtagttTTGGTTAAAACTTAAAGCATGTATCTCAGATTTGTAAGTTTgatatgtaataaaacaatttacaacTTATTCTAATATAAAAGATTATAATCACATTTTTACAAAGTAATAATGTAATCAATGTAATATTCATCACTATATTCAGGTTGAATATTGTCTTCATTTTTTGAATGTAACAAACACTGAACAGCAATTAAAACTTCAGTgctatcaattttatttactctcTTCTTGAAACATAGATTGTTCAAGCCACATCTTCGGTGGTCTAGGTTGTACTTTAAAGCCTTATCCAAATAATTTcgatttattttgatgaaCCTTCGTCCCTGAAAAAggaattaaaacttaaaggcTATTCGACCATTATAATTACACtacagtaaatttatataattatacaaaccTTATATAGATCTGAGGTTCCTTCAACCAATGTTTTTTGTTCCTTTATAAGCATTTGACCTAGGTCATGTATGTTTTGATTTCgttgaatattcaaatcatGAAAGGTTGAACTCATAGCTTGATTTGcttcaaacaaaatttgacgGTACTCCTCGTCATATCTATCGAGTGTAATTTGCGTACTTGTCTTTGTGTATTTTCTATCCCAAGTCTCTGGtgcattttctaatattacaCTATACATTTTTGCTGCTGGTGGTCGTTCTACTAAATGTGTAACAGAACAGAACTATTGCACACTGCAACACGAACGTCGAACACCCAAACATGCACTGACTGCAGGGTTATGCAAAATGGAGACGTTACATATTTGATACGTAGGGGAACCACCGGTGCATATTATCATCATTAGTTTACGTGTTTTGTcgcaataattattgaatatatttgataagGACCTTATAttgtatcaataaatataatagccGTTACAATTACATGAATCAAGgtgtataaataatgtacaaaGTTTGTCTCCGATATGAGTATTTTACTAAATGGCAACGttgataattagaaataaaatattcatgttcttagttgttaaatttttcttcaaatataacaaattatgatttaaatcaAGGAGTTCGTAAATATTACTACATTAGTTAAATTTCATCTAGATATAGCTTATATATcatatcatataaatatatttattagcaaCGTTACACGCAGAGTTGCCAGATTGGGCATTTTATGGCATAACTATTTTCTATTCCGATACCTTCTTGGCAGTTTCTACATCGTTAGATCCTCCTTCGATCTACCGATTTAAGCGCCTGAACAGACAACACcttaaaatactatatatttattcatattttattaataaaactttcgtGCGGATGTTGGGACTTTTAAAATCTGTTCCAGTTAATTAATCTGtacatagattttaaaaatcaatatatatgGAGTTGAAATAAACACATCTTTATtatgttgtaattttatagGAATGTGTAGTTTGTTATACAGCCTTTGAAGACATTTACTGACattgtacatttttgttattcttGATTTAACTTCGATACCGTAGACCCTATTAATTGGTATAGAAactgatatataaaatattgccaATTGGATTGTCACTTTCAACCAAGTCAATACAAACAAAACTGACTACTTGTTGAGTTCCCCATATCATAGTTCAAATGAGTCACTATAGTAACTGTTTGTTTTCGAAACGTTTTGTTTAGTACATTCAATACAGATGTAAcacatacatttaatttaaattcttgtgTAATACACATTATTAATTCGAAGAACATTTCAATATATCTAATATTCCCATTCATCTGACATACTTCATAATATTGACAACGAAATATTGACAAGTAATATGGAACCAGATCTGTTGCAGAAGGAGGAACAATATCGCAAAGAAAATCAGAAGCTTGAAATAAGAACTAAACAATTAATGCAAAGAGTGGATGAAGTAATGGTAAAAACTgacttatttaacttttaaacttGTTTGTATACATTACTTCACTATTTTCCAGAAATTACAAGATAGTCTTTTGAAAGAAACACTTAGTTCCACCGTAATATTGGACGAATGTTCAAATGATAACAATTTTGAATCCAACCATAACGGGGATGCGATAACTTTAGAAGAGCTGAAGCTTCCTAAAACTGTAGATGAATTAGGTACGAAAGCAAAATCCAGTTTCTTTAAGGCACAAATAAAATCACTACAAAATGACTTGGATAAATTACAAAGagattatactttaaaaattgaggAAGTAAAACGTCttcaaaaagaaaacaaacaacTAAATGATCaaagaattaaaatgtttgcaCAAACAACAAATGGGAAAAGCACTATTAATAAACTGGAAGCCAAAGTTAATATTCTGAATTCTAAACTTTCTGGAAAGGATTCTGAGATTAATGTATTGAAAAAGGAAAATGAAGCATTAAGAAAggaaattaaaactttgaaggGTGAAATGAGTGGTTTAGAGTTAAGATTGAACAGATCTTTCGGAGACATTGAGAAGTACAAGAATGATTTGAAAATGGCCAAAGCAAATGAAAaagaaagtatttaatttctacATATGCATGTATTGTTCcaacttttttcttaattttaggaCATCATAGAATCTCATCGTAAAAAGCTGGATGAACTTGAAAATACCGCTAAAGACATTGAGAAGTACAAGACGGATCTTCTTATGggttttaaaaaacaactgCTTCTTATAGATAatcttaaaaaacaaaaggtttgaatttaattgcaTAATATAGATCGAGGTCCTAATATTCGTTTCAAATTTCAGTTGCATTTGGAGTCTTCAAAACTCGCAGAAATTTCTCAAAACAATTACATGAAACTACTTGATTGGAACATGAgctcattaaataaatcataatttcatACTTATATGTTGTGCATGGGACTTTATGACCAAATGTTTATACCATTTATATTTTgcaatgtacaataaaaatatggggAAACCATGTAAAAGTTAGAAGAAACTTTGTACAAGCTCTATTTCAaggtaataaaactatttatatatatttacgaacatttattatttattaatatatttttttataaaaataacaagttttttatgaaattaaaaaaaataataattcctaATATAACTAAATCAGAAACGGAATACTCgtcacaatataaaaaatataaaggtaACATTCAAATGCAGTCACTGCGCTTTTTAAAACTGTCAACATAACTTACAAATAGTATAGAACATTTGCAAGATTCCTGTGAGGCTGTCTGTGCAAAAATTTAGCTGCACAGAACGCCAACTTGTGAGCATACTGACAGGGTGCAGGTACTCTAACTGTACCTGAccaattataatacatatggCACATCTTGTATGTCAGCATTTGCATTCGATCTGCTTGCAAAGATAATGTATCAGATATTACATTGTAACTGGTTGGAGAAACCGTTCCTTGGCGTACACACTGCGATACAATGAAGAAATCGTACctgtattacaaaattaaaagtaattagaaATCAGTTCATcaacttattataaaatataatttgaaaataaaactatggatacaattaaatatattagcatTTTGTTACCTGTGTGGCAAAGTAATAACATCATCGATGACTGTTCCCGGCGGTGGATTCTCGCCTCGGTGGAAAACCCTAGTATTTATGCGTTtactaacaacaataaatgcTATACCAGGAGCAGGTTCATCCATATACAATTCATCAATCaacctttttttaattgaacccACTTCCTGTTCAATAACGTAGGGCAGTTGTCCGTCACCGACACCGTCCCGATAGATTATGAACTTTTTTGGTAAATGGCCGTTTTCATTCGCATAATACCTACATGCCAGTATCAGATTGGCTCCAAAATTATGTGATAGCTCTTCTTCAGCGGAATGTTCAGTCACGAAATTCACGTAACGCCCGGATCTATTTAAAGTTGCCACCATTGCTCCGTAACTTTtacctgaaataataaaacagattGAATGTACGAACCTTTGACatttgtttaatgtaataCCTCTTTTGGTTGTGTCTCTGCACACATCATATCCTACTACCATCAAACCAGAGACAGGTATATGTACGGACCATGGTATACCACCGATTTTACAGTTCAGCTGGATAGCGACTTTAGTGGCAATGGACATGACACCTTTGTTAGTCAATGTTTTAGCTAAAATCACCTGACTAGGAACGCCTCTATCTACGTAGCACTTTTTCTTAATCGCAGAATATCTGTCAGCTGAAGCACTGgccaaaatacaaattataattgtcgGATTTTGACCTAAGACCGAGTCAATTTGCGAAAGATAACTGGTAGTATCATCCCTGGGAATCGGAAAAATCCTGAAATTAAAGAAGATTTTATTAGAAACTTCGAATCTCTCAGACTTCTTTGATAAGAACActgaatagttaaaaaaaaagacaTACTTGAAATTTTTGAGATTCCACCTCATGCCCCCACCGGCACGTTGCAAACAAGTCATAAACTCCTCAGTCTTATCAAATAATCTTGACGGACAAATGACGGCCAACCTCTTCATTTCAGTGGTGCTGTACATGGGTACCGACCTCAGTTCTCTGGTCCAGTCCGCTTCCTGTCCAGCACTGTAACTCCTATTTTCGCCGGCTAGTAACGATTCTGGTGTTAGCAGACGTGCTGGAAGTTCAACCAGCTTATCGGCAATTTCCAGATCCCAACGACGGATCTCATGCATTGCCTCGTTGCAATTGCGGAGTCTTTGACAAAACCGCATTAACCTTTCAATCCGTCCTTTGGGCGGAAGACGTGTTATATTGGCCATTGATCGCATAAGTTGGAAATTTTCcctgtaatatataatatgcaGGTAGTTTTgggaaaagtttttataaacgaCATTTACCTTTGGCGGTCGGTCAGTCCGGTCAGACGACACAATTCCGGGACAAGCAAAACTGTTTCAGACATTCCAAGTCTAATTTCCCTTGCCTTAGCTCGTGATATGAGCAAGGGCTGATTCTTGTTGCGTATTTCGATGTTGTATCTgtctttataatattgtatgaaGGAAATCTGTTTGTTATCTTTTCCGGTAAAAGTGCTGCACGGTGTGGATTCGAAATCAATGTCGTCTATGTGGTAAGTTTTGTTGTTGTATTCTGTCAAAACTGTGGTGCCAATCACTCTACTCATGAAGTCCTCGCGACTTTTATATTCCATCATCACTTGAAGCACAGTATCAGTACGTATAACTTTAAAAGCGAGTTCCGTGTTTAACAAAATCTGTTGCTCGTGTTGCCTTATTGACGTACGATATCCGGGccatatttctatattatgATCATTTAATTGggtctgtaaaaaatatatattatatatctaaATTTGCGCAAGTTTAGAAATATGTACTTACTTTCTCATGTGGATCAAAGAAATCTCTGCCAAccatttcaagtttcaagtaGGCTGAACACTTtctgataataatattaaaaacctgGATATAGGAATAGTCTCCCCAGCTGACTTCAGCAACTCTTCGAATGGTGACCATTTTTTTCTCACCATCCTTATTTTCAACGAATTTCTCCAAAGGATCGGGATGAATAACTTGTGGAGTGCTCATAACCGTTCCATCAAAAATGTACCCCACCACAGTGTCCTTCAAAGCCGTATATAATAGTGACCTGCGTTCCTTGGTGTTGTCAACCTCTGGATTGAAGTCGACACGATATTGGGTCAAACACCATTTACCTGTACTAAGCATTTCGAAATAATTCGCGTGGAGCTTTAGCGGTACTCCCGAAGTGCCTGAAATGTTTTcgaataatatgaatatgattGCCATGTGACACCCATTAG from Aethina tumida isolate Nest 87 chromosome 1, icAetTumi1.1, whole genome shotgun sequence includes:
- the LOC126264390 gene encoding uncharacterized protein LOC126264390, with the translated sequence MTDRGPCSQVEVSPGTDEYQIMSYEANNAMGTSFQYLRIKRFYHHYDINKFLIKENKELVGGTLYHYRGRRFIKIDRRHLDEALLFNLDHQRCNLEQPLFQRTQTQNYVIPNHSDEYFIEYVIIYV
- the LOC109599077 gene encoding testis-expressed protein 9; protein product: MEPDLLQKEEQYRKENQKLEIRTKQLMQRVDEVMKLQDSLLKETLSSTVILDECSNDNNFESNHNGDAITLEELKLPKTVDELGTKAKSSFFKAQIKSLQNDLDKLQRDYTLKIEEVKRLQKENKQLNDQRIKMFAQTTNGKSTINKLEAKVNILNSKLSGKDSEINVLKKENEALRKEIKTLKGEMSGLELRLNRSFGDIEKYKNDLKMAKANEKDIIESHRKKLDELENTAKDIEKYKTDLLMGFKKQLLLIDNLKKQKLHLESSKLAEISQNNYMKLLDWNMSSLNKS
- the LOC109599188 gene encoding piwi-like protein Siwi isoform X1 — encoded protein: MEPRGRGRARGRARAGAPSVSSGEYGGGDNYPRPGMSGHQGASRSRPAGSVPQGAWSESRSHQQQQPMRPQGAWGAESVTSASGRGSRTVRVTEQGDGADSKAHPDVSSTCRRGGMEGVRGRPTRNPLIRTKPDNFEKKGTSGVPLKLHANYFEMLSTGKWCLTQYRVDFNPEVDNTKERRSLLYTALKDTVVGYIFDGTVMSTPQVIHPDPLEKFVENKDGEKKMVTIRRVAEVSWGDYSYIQVFNIIIRKCSAYLKLEMVGRDFFDPHEKTQLNDHNIEIWPGYRTSIRQHEQQILLNTELAFKVIRTDTVLQVMMEYKSREDFMSRVIGTTVLTEYNNKTYHIDDIDFESTPCSTFTGKDNKQISFIQYYKDRYNIEIRNKNQPLLISRAKAREIRLGMSETVLLVPELCRLTGLTDRQRENFQLMRSMANITRLPPKGRIERLMRFCQRLRNCNEAMHEIRRWDLEIADKLVELPARLLTPESLLAGENRSYSAGQEADWTRELRSVPMYSTTEMKRLAVICPSRLFDKTEEFMTCLQRAGGGMRWNLKNFKIFPIPRDDTTSYLSQIDSVLGQNPTIIICILASASADRYSAIKKKCYVDRGVPSQVILAKTLTNKGVMSIATKVAIQLNCKIGGIPWSVHIPVSGLMVVGYDVCRDTTKRGKSYGAMVATLNRSGRYVNFVTEHSAEEELSHNFGANLILACRYYANENGHLPKKFIIYRDGVGDGQLPYVIEQEVGSIKKRLIDELYMDEPAPGIAFIVVSKRINTRVFHRGENPPPGTVIDDVITLPHRYDFFIVSQCVRQGTVSPTSYNVISDTLSLQADRMQMLTYKMCHMYYNWSGTVRVPAPCQYAHKLAFCAAKFLHRQPHRNLANVLYYL
- the LOC109599188 gene encoding piwi-like protein Siwi isoform X2; translated protein: MEGVRGRPTRNPLIRTKPDNFEKKGTSGVPLKLHANYFEMLSTGKWCLTQYRVDFNPEVDNTKERRSLLYTALKDTVVGYIFDGTVMSTPQVIHPDPLEKFVENKDGEKKMVTIRRVAEVSWGDYSYIQVFNIIIRKCSAYLKLEMVGRDFFDPHEKTQLNDHNIEIWPGYRTSIRQHEQQILLNTELAFKVIRTDTVLQVMMEYKSREDFMSRVIGTTVLTEYNNKTYHIDDIDFESTPCSTFTGKDNKQISFIQYYKDRYNIEIRNKNQPLLISRAKAREIRLGMSETVLLVPELCRLTGLTDRQRENFQLMRSMANITRLPPKGRIERLMRFCQRLRNCNEAMHEIRRWDLEIADKLVELPARLLTPESLLAGENRSYSAGQEADWTRELRSVPMYSTTEMKRLAVICPSRLFDKTEEFMTCLQRAGGGMRWNLKNFKIFPIPRDDTTSYLSQIDSVLGQNPTIIICILASASADRYSAIKKKCYVDRGVPSQVILAKTLTNKGVMSIATKVAIQLNCKIGGIPWSVHIPVSGLMVVGYDVCRDTTKRGKSYGAMVATLNRSGRYVNFVTEHSAEEELSHNFGANLILACRYYANENGHLPKKFIIYRDGVGDGQLPYVIEQEVGSIKKRLIDELYMDEPAPGIAFIVVSKRINTRVFHRGENPPPGTVIDDVITLPHRYDFFIVSQCVRQGTVSPTSYNVISDTLSLQADRMQMLTYKMCHMYYNWSGTVRVPAPCQYAHKLAFCAAKFLHRQPHRNLANVLYYL